Below is a window of Candidozyma auris chromosome 3, complete sequence DNA.
GTACGACGCTTACATACTTTCCAAAGAGTCTTCTTGAGAGAGTTGCCTCGTTATTGTCTGCGTCTTACGAGTCGTCTTTTGGCATGTATCGCTTGAGCTGCAACTTCAACACCGACAATGCTTACATTGTGTTCAACTTCAGCGGCGTCCGCATCAGGGTGCCTCTCTCTGAGTTGATCGTCACTTCTCGAAGCTACTGTTTCTTAGGTATCATGCCGCAGGCGTCCAACAACAGAGGTACTTCCTACGCTGTGTTGGGTGGTAACTTCCTTCGGAGTGCATACGTTGTGTATGACTTGGACGACTATACTATCAGTTTGGCGCAAGCCAATCACTCGAACGAGGAGGACATCGAGATCATCCAAAACCTGATCCCCGATGCGGTTAGTGCACTGGGCGCCAGTGCCACTCCGTCGTTTGGCGGCTCTTCCGAACCAGAGTCAGACTCCTCGGTGACTGCTGTAAGCACTTCGAACGTGAAAAACTCGAGCGCTTCAACATCGCGCGCGTCGTGGCTCAtgatggtgttggtgaGTGTGCTTGGACTTTTTAGTGTGCTTTAGAGGATTGATAGATTTTCACAAGGACAAAAATCAATATAATTATAATGGAGATTTGGGGACAAAGAGGCGCAGTAGCGTAGGTTGTGGATCACATCAGCTATATTTCCGAAAGCTCGAGAGCTAATCATTGGATTCCAGGGTTTAGCACGAGGCTTCCCCCTCGCCCCACCCCTATCCGACTCACCATATCTCTATACTTATCTAAAAACATTTTAAACACACTAGAACAAAAGATTTCAACATAATAAAAAGTATCTCATAAAACACTTAGTCTCGTAGCAGAAACTTCTACTACAGCAGGTCAATGTATTTCTCTGCCCATAGAAGCACTCAGGTGCGCTCTCTAATCTTACTATCATCGTGCAATAGTAAAATAATCCCATGTGAAAAGTTCCAAAGATTAAGGACACTGACTGATCTCGCAAAATCAATTCTTCTCGGTGAGCCAATcaaatttcaagaacttaGATAATAGCGTTTCTTCTCCTGTTGGTGTGACCGTGAAAGCCCTGAAATTAGTTGCCCCCCACTATCATCTTGCCCACACACTCCTGTCTCAAAtgcggctgcaaaaggtGTAAGAGACGACAGTAAGAAATCGAATGAggttttcaaaaattctTCACGTTTCTGAGATGCCTCTAGTCGTGTAAGTGAAagtccttttttttttttttttcgaatTCGTTCTCTTCACTGTGGTGCCTTTTTAATAGGAGCGGCTATTTTTGTCAAAACGGTAGGCCTCAGGCGCACTTGCAGGGAACGCTCCCAGAGATCGTAACCGAAACattcctcttcatcttttttctcCCAAACAAAACTACAAGTCCAACAACCGCTGTTGATAAGCCCCTCAACACTTTTATTGGCTGAGCACCCACGATACATTAATTTTAGCTAAATTTAAGCAGCTTTCTGTTTCCCCCAATCTAAGTCTCTGTCGCTTTGCTGTCGTCTACTCTGAAACCCCCTAAGAGGCCACGGTTAGATCATCCCATGAACGCAACAAAGTTGTTGTCGATCTTGGAGGACCCGGTTCAGTTTGCCGAAAGGGCCCCGCTGATTCAGCAGGACTTACTCCAGTTGGTCAAAGACCAGCAGTTGCAGATCCACAACTTGTCTGTCGAGCACCAAACAGCATGTGAGGCCAACAAGGCGTTTAAAGTGGCACTTTCTGAGATCGGTACCGTGGTGATTTCCGTAGCCATGGGTGATTTGTCGAAGAAAGTGGAGATACACCCGGTGGAACTGGACCCAGAGATTCTAAAGGTgaaaatcaccatcaaTACAATGATGGACCAGCTTCAGGCGTTCGCTAATGAAGTGACCAAAGTTGCTACGGAGGTGGCCAACGGTGAACTAGGCGGCCAGGCCAAGAACGAGGGCCTGGTAGGAATCTGGCGCTCATTGACGGATAACGTCAACATCATGGCGTTGAACTTGACCAACCAAGTGCGTGAGATCGCAGATGTGACTCGTGCTGTCGCTCAAGGTGACTTGAGTAGGAAAATTAACGTTCACGCTCAAGGTGAGATCTTGCAGTTGCAAATGACTATAAATACAATGGTGGATCAACTTAGAAAATTCGCGTTTGAAGTATCCAAGGTGGCTCGAGATGTTGGTGTTTTGGGTATTTTAGGTGGCCAGGCTTTCATCGAGAATGTCGAAGGTATCTGGAAAGAATTGACTGATAACGTAAATGCCATGGCTTTGAATTTGACCACGCAGGTGAGAAATATCGCTAACGTCACTACTGCTGTCGCCAAAGGTGACCTATCCAAGAAGGTTACTGCTGATTGTAAAGGCGAGATTTTGGATTTGAAGTTGACCATCAACCAGATGGTGGATCGATTGCAAAACTTTGCTTTGGAAGTTACTACGTTGTCTCGTGAGGTCGGTACTTTAGGTATTCTAGGTGGCCAGGCCAACGTTAAGGATGTCGAAGGTGCCTGGAAGGCTGTTACGGAAAATGTCAACCTAATGGCTACAAACTTGACGAATCAAGTGAGATCTATTGCAACTGTCACAACTGCTGTCGCCCATGGTGACTTGTCTCAAAAGATTGATGTACATGCACAGGGTgagattttgcaattgaagaatacTATCAATAAAATGGTGGACTCTTTGCAGCTTTTTGCCTCCGAAGTGTCTAAGGTTGCTCGTGATGTCGGTATAAACGGTAAGTTGGGTATCCAAGCCCAAGTCAGTGACGTCGACGGTTTATGGAAAGAAATTACCTCCAACGTAAACACGATGGCCTCGAACTTGACTTCACAGGTGAGAGCTTTTGCTCAAATTACTGCTGCTGCTACGGATGGTGACTTCACAAGATTTATTACTGTTGAGGCTTCGGGTGAAATGGACGCCTTGAAGACAAAGATTAATCAGATGGTGTTCAATTTAAGAGAGTCGATTCAGAGAAACACCGCTGCCAGAGAAGCCGCTGAGTTGGCCAACAGCGCCAAGTCTGAGTTTTTGGCAAACATGTCTCACGAGATTAGAACCCCCTTGAACGGTATTATTGGAATGACTCAACTTTCTTTGGACACAGAACTCACGCAATACCAGCGAGAGATGTTGAGCATTGTTCACAACTTAGCCAACTCGTTGCTTACAatcattgatgatattttgGATATCTCGAAGATCGAAGCGAACAGAATGACTGTTGAGCAAATTGATTTTTCCTTGAGGGGTAACGTCTTTGGCGCTTTGAAGACTCTCGCTGTAAAGGCAATCGAAAAGAACTTAGATCTTACCTACAGATGCGACTCATCTTTCCCGGACAATTTAATTGGTGATTCTTTCAGACTTCGGCAGGTCATCCTCAATCTTGCTGGTAATGCTATCAAGTTTACAAAGAAGGGTAAGGTGAGTGTCAGCGTGAAGAAAGCGGAGAGGGTACCAGAGGAACCAAATAAGCTCTTATTAGAGTTCTGTGTGAGTGACACTGGAATAGGTATCGAAAAAGATAAGTTGGGATTGATTTTTGACACGTTCTGTCAAGCGGATGGTTCGACAACTAGAAAGTTCGGTGGAACTGGTTTAGGGTTGTCCATCTCGAAACAGTTGATTCAATTGATGGGCGGTGAGATTTGCGTGACCTCTGATTATGGACATGGCTCTAATTTCTCTTTTACGGTGAGCGTGTCACCTTCCAAGATCAAATACACCATGGATTCAGAACAGCTTTTACCCTTCAGGGGCCACTACGTATTGTTTGTGTCTTCGGAACATACGGAGagtgagcttgaagaattgagaaATGGCATAACCGAATTAGGATTGAACCCTGTGATCGTCCGTGATATCAATGAGGTCAATTTTGAGGAACCTATTCAATACGACATCATCATGATTGACTCTATCGAGATAGCCAAGAGTTTGAGACTACGATCAGAAGTGAAGTACATTccgttggtgttgttgcACCACTCAATTCCGGAGTTGAACATGAGAGTTTGCATTGATTTGGGTATTTCATCTTACGGAAACACTCCATGTACGATCTCTGATCTTGCCAGCGCCATAATTCCCGCATTAGAATCGAGATCGATTGCACAGAATACTGATGACTCTGTCTCCTACAaaattcttcttgcagAGGACAACTTAGTGAACCAAAAATTAGCTGTAAAAATTTTGGAAAAACAGGGACATCAAGTCGAAGTGGTTGAGAATGGTCTTGAAGCTTACGAGgctgtcaagaagaagaactacGATGTTGTTCTTATGGACGTTCAGATGCCAGTAATGGGAGGATTCGAAGCTACGGAGAAAATCAGGCAGTGGGAAAAGAAGTCCAATCCTATTgactccttgagcttccGTACGCCTATTATTGCACTTACAGCCCACGCCATGTTGGGTGATAGGGAAAAGTCTCTTGCTAAGGGTATGGACGATTACGTGTCGAAGCCCTTGAAAcccaagttgttgatgcagACAATTGGAAAATGTATTCACAATATTAAGCAACTCAAGGAGCTCTCTAAGcaaaacaacaacaatcGTACCTCAAACTTTGCTaagaacttgaaaagcaGCATCAAGAATTCCGAGCACGAGGCAAAGATTAACAATCTTGGCCTGTCACCTACAAAGGCCAATGGAAATGATCAGCACGAGCGCGCCCAAATGCGAGCAATATCGAGAAAGTCCGATGGAAGCCTAGATATTCCTCGACCTGGCGCTTTGTCAAATGAAAGTCGAAGCATGACAGAACATTTGGTGCACACGAGAAAGAGCACctgattctcttgaagacaaGACAAAGGACATTAAGAGTTAGTAGAATGAGTTTTACGACCCAAATAAATATCTGATTACTAGAATATGCTAGAATGCCTACCATACTGTCTCGTCCCACTTCTGTAGCTCTTGAGCTTGCTGTGTAACATCCTTCTCTGCCTTTTTCCGCATGTAGAAAATTGGACAATCCTTGTTAGAGCAAaggacttcttgatgtaaTGACCCTTGACATCTCTGACACTCGGTCCATAGTCTGGAAAACTTATTTTCCAAGTAATTCATCTGAGCCAATGCGTCACAATATAGCTCAGGAGCTTTGGAAATGCAATTTTCACAAAGCGCGCCCTTATTGTTTGATTTCAATGGGGCTTTGCAGTTCTTGCAGAGCtcagctttctttgcaaacttcatcaagccTCCACCTTTCGGAGCACTCATCTTGATAGTTCTTGTATGAGCACCAGCAAGTagctcttttgctttcttttctccGAGTATGGGCTCGAATATTCTTAACAATGGATTAGAAAGCTGATTCTCCAAATAGTATTTCACGTCGATAGCTAGAGAGTTTTCCAATACATAGAGCGGGTCCTCCGATTTTTCGTAGTTCTTGGAGCTGGACGAGTTGATTATGACATAAGCAACTCTATCACCCAAAGTTGGGGCCGAGCCAGCGTCTCTTTTCCTCATTCGCTTCGCGAGCTCGACATGTGCTTGTTTACTGTCGTATTCATGCTTCGAGAACGCTTTCGTGATGACCAACTGAGACAAATCCACTCTGTTCTGCAATAAATCGGCAATGGTTTGCTTAACAAATTTCTCGGCCTTGGGAACGTTTCGTTCTTCTAAGATGTATTCCAAAACCCTGGTGATGACATTTTGCACCAAACGACAATTGTCTCTTCTAACAGTTTCGATACCTTTAGTGTCCATCTTGTCAAACTTCTCTGGGTTCGTCCAATATAAGCCGGCATATCTCTTCTTGTTAATCAAAAGGTACGGGAAGTAAACTTTTTCGAACTCCAACTTGATGGGATTGATAAAATGGGTGGAGACGAATGCTGCcgcttcttctcccaaCTTCATGCATGTTTCCAAATCTTGATGGCCGAACTTCACC
It encodes the following:
- the NIK1 gene encoding Nik1p — translated: MNATKLLSILEDPVQFAERAPSIQQDLLQLVKDQQLQIHNLSVEHQTACEANKAFKVALSEIGTVVISVAMGDLSKKVEIHPVESDPEILKVKITINTMMDQLQAFANEVTKVATEVANGELGGQAKNEGSVGIWRSLTDNVNIMALNLTNQVREIADVTRAVAQGDLSRKINVHAQGEILQLQMTINTMVDQLRKFAFEVSKVARDVGVLGILGGQAFIENVEGIWKELTDNVNAMALNLTTQVRNIANVTTAVAKGDLSKKVTADCKGEILDLKLTINQMVDRLQNFALEVTTLSREVGTLGILGGQANVKDVEGAWKAVTENVNLMATNLTNQVRSIATVTTAVAHGDLSQKIDVHAQGEILQLKNTINKMVDSLQLFASEVSKVARDVGINGKLGIQAQVSDVDGLWKEITSNVNTMASNLTSQVRAFAQITAAATDGDFTRFITVEASGEMDALKTKINQMVFNLRESIQRNTAAREAAELANSAKSEFLANMSHEIRTPLNGIIGMTQLSLDTELTQYQREMLSIVHNLANSLLTIIDDILDISKIEANRMTVEQIDFSLRGNVFGALKTLAVKAIEKNLDLTYRCDSSFPDNLIGDSFRLRQVILNLAGNAIKFTKKGKVSVSVKKAERVPEEPNKLLLEFCVSDTGIGIEKDKLGLIFDTFCQADGSTTRKFGGTGLGLSISKQLIQLMGGEICVTSDYGHGSNFSFTVSVSPSKIKYTMDSEQLLPFRGHYVLFVSSEHTESELEELRNGITELGLNPVIVRDINEVNFEEPIQYDIIMIDSIEIAKSLRLRSEVKYIPLVLLHHSIPELNMRVCIDLGISSYGNTPCTISDLASAIIPALESRSIAQNTDDSVSYKILLAEDNLVNQKLAVKILEKQGHQVEVVENGLEAYEAVKKKNYDVVLMDVQMPVMGGFEATEKIRQWEKKSNPIDSLSFRTPIIALTAHAMLGDREKSLAKGMDDYVSKPLKPKLLMQTIGKCIHNIKQLKELSKQNNNNRTSNFAKNLKSSIKNSEHEAKINNLGSSPTKANGNDQHERAQMRAISRKSDGSLDIPRPGALSNESRSMTEHLVHTRKST